In Castor canadensis chromosome 11, mCasCan1.hap1v2, whole genome shotgun sequence, a single genomic region encodes these proteins:
- the Or10t2 gene encoding olfactory receptor 10T2 — MRGFNRTTVVIQFILLGFSNLGELQLFLFTIFLLLYLAILVANVTIMAVIHFSRTLHIPMYGFLFILSFSESCYTSVIIPQLLIHLLSATKTISLMACATQLFFFLGFACTNCFLIAVMGYDRYVAICHPLRYTLIMNKRLGLGLVYLSGITGFLIALVATNLIYDMPFCGPNKINHYFCDMAPVIKLACTDTHVKELALFTLSILVILVPFLLIFISYGFIVNTILKIPSADGKRKAFATCASHLTVVFVHYGCASIIYLRPKSKSASDKDQLVAMTYTVVTPLLNPLVYSLRNQEVKTALKRVMGVTAATKMS, encoded by the coding sequence ATGCGAGGCTTCAACAGAACCACTGTGGTTATACAGTTCATCCTGCTGGGTTTCTCCAATCTTGGGGAACTCCAACTGTTCCTGTTCACCATCTTCCTTCTCTTGTACTTAGCAATCCTGGTGGCCAATGTAACCATCATGGCTGTTATCCACTTCAGCCGCACTCTACACATTCCTATGTATGGTTTCCTCttcatcctttcattttctgaatcCTGCTATACTTCTGTCATTATTCCTCAGCTGCTGATCCACCTGCTCTCAGCCACCAAGACTATCTCCTTAATGGCCTGTGCCACCCAGCTCTTCTTCTTCCTTGGCTTTGCCTGTACTAACtgctttctcattgctgtgatgGGATATGACCGCTATGTAGCAATTTGTCATCCTCTGAGGTATACACTCATCATGAACAAAAGGCTAGGATTGGGTTTGGTTTATCTGTCAGGAATCACAGGTTTTCTTATTGCTTTGGTGGCTACTAACCTTATCTATGACATGCCTTTTTGTGGTCCCAATAAGATCAATCACTACTTCTGTGACATGGCACCTGTTATCAAATTAGCCTGCACTGACACCCATGTAAAAGAGCTGGCTCTATTCACCCTCAGCATCCTAGTGATCCTGGTGCCTTTTCTGCTAATTTTCATATCCTATGGCTTCATAGTCAACACTATCCTGAAGATTCCCTCAGCAGATGGCAAAAGGAAGGCCTTTGCCACCTGTGCCTCACACCTCACAGTGGTCTTTGTTCACTATGGCTGTGCATCTATTATCTACCTTCGGCCCAAATCTAAGTCTGCTTCAGACAAGGATCAGTTGGTGGCCATGACCTACACTGTGGTTACTCCCCTACTTAATCCTCTTGTCTACAGTCTGAGGAACCAGGAGGTGAAGACTGCACTGAAAAGAGTTATGGGAGTAACTGCAGCTACGAAGAtgagctaa